The region aaaattgtaagttttatatctTGCTGTACCTGGGTGAATCACTTCATTAaggaggttaataaatcctaataaatgaacaaataaataatttagcATGCATTGACACAGAGTACATAAATATCACTGTTTTTCTCTTTGTCTGTCCCTTTTTTGCATGTAATACATAATTTGCGCCTCTCAGGTATGGCCAAataccataagaacatatgaaatgCCACACTATTCCTCCCCCACTCCCAAATGGTCTATCAATTCCAGCATCCCGTTTTGGACAGTGGCCACTGGAAGTAGCTGGCAGACTCAAAGAATACAGCCATTTCTTGCAGCTCCCTCCAAAGGATGACTTCTTGATGTGAGCTTGCTACTTGAATATTAGATGGACACCACAGACCTATACAAGGACAATATAATATTTTGGGGGAGGGTGGGTTCTACTCCTTTCTGAACTTTCATTTGCCTTTTTGACTGCCTCCCCATACTGGACCTTTTATTTCACTATCGTTTCTATGCTTTTCCATGTTCTATCTTGACTCATGATGTGTTTCTCCCATCTGAAGTTAAGGATTAGCAGTTGAATCTCACAACTAGCAGCCAAAAGTACAGTGACCAGCTACCTCAGTTACCATGTAACTGACTGGTCCACCCATGGGTTTACTTCTAGTGTATGAATGGACTTGCAGTTCCaatttccctaagaaaagcaggaGCTCAATCTCCTTCCACGCAGTTGGGTGAGACCAGGACTGGATCAttctcactagtaaaaaaaagagtcaatatagccccctccccccccaaaaaaaaaacaagtaacaGCACGAGCCCGTGTGTTGGCAGCTCCTAGAGGTTCAATGTATGATACTATTCATTGCAATTGCAGGGCCCAGGAATGAACATCCCACTCTGGAAGGCTGTTCTCAAGCTTCTGCACTATGTACCCACAAGTAGGCAAAAATCACAGTAGTGTTAAAGACCCTTTTGTTGGAGGTACAACAAGCCACTAGGAAAGCTGCAGGATGGTAGAACAATTAATAACAACTGCTATTGaaggtgaaaataaaatgaaGCCTTCCTTTGTATAATGATATCTGGCATCAGAAGAAAGATCTTCCAGTATTACACAtcgaaataaaatgaaaatgatgtTCCACTATTCATCATCAGAACCCAATGTAGGTATCACACTGATACAAGTAAAGCAGAAATACAGCACAGACAACTGAAAAACAAATTCACATAGAACTAAGCATTACATAACTCATGAATTCTTCACATCTCTATGTAGATGTCACATTCACAGATAACGTGCTATATTaatattaagaaaagaaaagCTAGAAGAGCAGCACAAATAGGGATGAGGAAGAGGGATGGACAAAAATAAGGGCACGTTGGGAATAGGGACAAGTTCAGGAaggattttgaaaacaaaaagggTAATATTGAGCTAGACTCTGAAAGAGATCAGGAATTCTCTGAGGACTAGAGTGATAGCAGTCTTGATTTTTAGAACTTGTAATGGGAAAACAGTTATCTCTGTGTACAAACAACTTGTTTTCAGTTCATATGTACTGGTCCATAAGATTCAATGAAGTCCACTGTTCCCTTTCCTCCATAGAGCTCTCCTCAGTACCCCTTTCACCTCCCTGTTCCGCAGGCTGTAAATGAGGGGATTCAACATAGGAGTGATTGTGCTATATAAAAGTGGGATAACTTTACCCTTGTCAAAGGAAAAACCTGGGAGTGACCGAATATAACTAAAGGTGCCTGTCCCATAGAACAGAACCACCACAGTGAGATGGGAGGCACAGGTAGAGAAGGCCTTGATCCTCTTTTCAGTCGAACTTATCTTCAGGATGGCAGATATGATGATGATATAGGACAGTGTTATAAAAAGACAAGGTCCTACCCCTACAAACATCCCAGCTGTGAGAAGAGCCTTCTCATTGAGAGAGGTATCTGAACAGGAGATTTTATACAGCGGGGGTACATCACAAAAAAAATGGTTTATCCCATTGGGGCCACAGAAAGTGAGCTGGGAAGCCGCCACAGTGTGGATGGTTGAGTTCAAGAAACTAAGAAACCAGGAGAAGACTAGCAGGGCAAGGCAGACCTTCTGGTTCATTATCAGTGAATAATTGAGTGGCTTGCAGATAGCCACATAGCGATCATAAGCCATTACGGCAAGCAGAAAGCACTCAGTGCCAGCCAAAAGTTGGAAGAAGAACATTTGAAGAAAGCACCCCACAAAAGATATTGTCTTCCGTCCTGAGAACAGGTTGGACAACATTTTGGGCAGGATGATGGAGGAGCAACTAACATCTAAGAAGGAGAGGTTGCCCAAGAAGAAATACATAGGAGTGTGCAGACTCGACTCAGACAGGATGACTGCAATTATCAAGGTATTTCCCAGGACTGTACTGAGATAGACAAGGAGAAACACAAGAAAGAGCCAACGCATCAGCTCCTCTACATCAGAAAGTCCCAGGATAATGAACTCTGACACAGTACTATAATTGGTCATCACTTTCCGGTGTCCAGGACTTCTGTCTGAAAAATAGGAAAGAGAGATCATGGGTAAAAGTTTTCAGGGCTATGTTTAGATGGGTTGAAAGACAACTCCATGACATTCAACCACCTTCAAACCCCCCAGGTTCAGGTAATTAGTGTGTTTATAGGAATCCAAACACAGTTCTATTCCACATGATAGCTTCATGTGATGGAATAGAAGTGCTGCAGTGGTTTGTGATGATCCAGTGGAAGACAAATTTTGTTTCATCCACAAGATAACCTCATGGCATGGAATGAAAGTGCTTCAGTTAGCAATGCACTCCCTAACTATTGGAGATTAATTAGTTGTGCTTATAGGGAGGTTATTTGATAAAGGGGTTTGTACATTTAAAGCttgctttacatgcagaaaaagctttttataaaattgcacagtGGTGCACATATGTATCAGTACACATGCAACAAGACAGCAGATTCTAATATGCATACCATATATAGCCATTCTAGGAGCACAGTTtagatggggaaatggaaggaATCGTGATTTCCATGTGAATGTTATAAAATTTGCAAGAAAGAGAACCAAAGTGCAAAAAAATTGAGTGCTAGGCAAGTATTCTATGACGGCAAGGTCAGgcacagaatactagcgtaaatcAGAATTTGAGTACTTTTGGAGTAAgtatttatgccatgtcaaaggctagtGAACACACTCACACCTATATATTATCAGTTGAGTGAGTAAGAGCATAAGTGCCCGACACACCCCTGATCTACCCATGCTCCTCCATGTTGCATTTGCGCACTATAGAACTTAGGAGTTAAtgttcccttttactaagccgcataagtgtctatgtgcgcccaacatgcgccaaaatggagttaccacatggctactgtgtggcccttgcagtaatttcatttttggagcacacccaaaaaatatttttttattttctggtgcacatcaGTTACGCGCGCCAATTGGCATTtcgcatgcgtaggtcattaccgcatggttaccacatgagactttaccactaggtcaatggctggcggtaaggtctcaaacctaAAATGgatacgcggcaattttcattttgccgcacgtccattttcggcaaaaattttaaaaatgccttttttatgggcgaactaaaaaatggattggcgcacacccaaaacccatacctacgctaccgcaagccatttttcagcgcaccttagtaaaaggacccctaagtttctaGAATAGAGGAACTTAGGCATTAAGGAATCTAGGTATGTCTGATAGAgatgtctaggcatattctataaaatgcacttaAATTTAGACTTGGTCTATAGAACACGCctgagctaaacacgctgtgacctagcagaagatggatgggtatCGAAGACTTGGAcaatggacgtcctcaactgcgctctcctgcacttttcttgcctggggtgggCTCTCAGGGGTGGAGGCTGAGCCGGGATCACGGAAGGGAGGAACCCGAGCCGCATCGGAGCGTTCCTGCAGCAggctgtggagggggtgagcggcggcgGCGTCTTCCTTTCCCGAGCAGCACAGGGAGGCGCAGGGACTGCcacaggcatagcgaaggtgtcataactttaaaaaaaattgtaaaagtcCCTCACAAGCACTTGGGACACgcagcttgtttttttgttttttagatgGGTGTTAGGCGCTTTCCCACTGGTCTCTATGGGTCccgttcacagcagccccaacctAACGAgcggtgcagacctcccgttaggttgtCCACGGTAAGTGGAATCgtaaaatggtagtgcatctcattataatagccttgcaacggtagtgcagctcattataatagcctttggatcatttgcatgccattttcgttagctgctaccatgatcgggaaatggctcggagaagccttttgtgcatgccGCAGTTTACTAttggctcgttaatggctcgtttagtttagtgcatctggtcctGAGTGAAACACAGCAGTTAGGAAATTCCTCCTTTCAAACTTCCTCTCTCTGTTCTCTACTCTCTCAGTTCCCACCAActgcttcaccaccccacaaacacccccaccaccaaaaactaCTCCCCAAAACTGCCCCGCCATCCTACAAACTACCCCACCCTCTATAACTACCCCATCACAATTGCCTCACCACTCTGCAAATTGCCCCACTCCACTACACCCTCACAACTGCTCCACCTCCACTCAAACTGTCCCCTGCAAACTGCCTCACCCTTAAAAACTGCCTCCATGCAACTGATACACCACTCACTCCACAATCTGTCTCCACTCCTAAAAATTATCCCTATTGCCCCATCCCAAAAAATATCTCCATGCAACTAACCTGCCACCCCACAAACTGCCCCACTCCCAAAAACTATCCCCCTGTAACTGCCTTCCACCCTATTAACTGTACTCACTGGCCTTAAAAATAACCCCTGAAACTATCCCAACATGCCCCAACTGCCCCCCATCCATTGTTTACCCCCTTCTACAGACACACAGCATActcttcacacacacatacacaaattgTAAATAATTCCCTATTTCTGACTGGGTGCAGTTGAGTCATTCTgatctatattttattttattgtatttgtccTTAATTCTGCTCTAAAGTGTACTGTCCCTCCTATCTACAGTGTAACTAGCAGAAGAGACTTAGGGTAGTATCTACCCTATGAGAAGGCAATGGGGGTGGGGCACTGGAAGCGAGCTCTAGTGACAAGAAGGAAAGAGATGAGCTGACAGAACTGCTGCAGAGCGGACAAGTCACCCGGTTCCTAGAAggagactttttgaccagtcctggttttaaagtaACATCCTAAAGTAGTGTGGTGTTTATAGCTCCCAATTCaacccactgaaatcagtgctgcagattcCATAATGCACAAGGCAGGGTGGAGCTGTCAAAAATCCAGGATGCGCCTTGAATCCCTCTCCTGGAACTGAATAATTTGATAATTCTGTGTGCTGTGCAAACAGGGTTACAGCATGCactggaagagaagagaaatgaatccacccaatcccccctccccagccctccAATcttatctcataagtacataaacaaCCTcatacagactgaaggtccattatgcccagtatcctgtttccaacagtggccactccaggtcacaagaacttagcaagatcccaaaagagtaaaacacattttatgctgcttatcccagaaataagcagtggattttcctaagttcaTCTTAAttatggtttatagacttttaagaacttgtccaaaaatgttttaaaccctgctaagctaactgcttttaccacattctctggcaacgaactctagagtttaattacatgttgactgaagaaatattttctcaaatttgttttaaatgtacccttgcctcatagggaagttgttccatcccctttatcattttcatccccCTTCTCTGTCCTTTTTTAATTCCCCTATACCTTTTTTTGAGATGCTAGACAACAACAGATATTTGACTCCCGAGGCAGGTAATATTTTTGCTGATGGTGACTTGAAACAATGCAACGACAATGTACCAGCAGTCAACAACTTTGTGATTGCAAGGGCTTGTGTTCTTCTGTTTTGGCATCAATATTTTTACTGAAACAtggtctgtgtcgagtctgtatgTGTCATGCTGTTGAATAAATCATTGCTACAATCAACCTCTGGACAGACATTTTATGGTTGAtcagcgtcccccccccccccccccccccccccccatttatgttTGCCTTTTTCTGTGCTATCTTGCTGGTCGTTTACACCATCTTGATGTAGCAAagggcactttttttttaaaagaaaaaagaaagaaagaaaaaaatggaaagaacTATATGTAGCCCATCATTGGAAGACAGGCATGCACacatagaaggaaaaaaaaaataaagtacaaaATAAGAGGACCTTCTGATAAGAGGTGTAGAGTGGTAAGCAACCACAGACATCTGGAGCTCATGCAGCAGACATCCTCAAGAGAATATCACAGGAAGCAAAAAAATTCATGGTGTTTCACTTCCAGGTGGATAGAAAGCCTTGTTCCTGCACCTTGTAGATTAGGTTAACCCTACAGTTTCTTAGAGCTGATGTGGAACCAGCTGGACTCCTAAAGAAACCAGAAACTTTTCTTGTATTGATTAAGTTCTCTATGAGGAAGAAGGCTTCTTACAGGTAAAACTATAACTCTTCTTTGCAGCTCAAGTCTGTACTTTCCAGAACATATCTTCATATGATTAGAGATTCTCTGCTGACATCGCCAGAGAACCAATAGCAGAAAAAGGCTCATATATGTTCTTATCAACTAAACAATGATAATAAATTATATGgcatacacgtggaggggcatttaatAGAACGTCAATCAGAATatggacgtccaaattctgagcaggaaagaaagtcatttttgaaaaagatagacgtttatcttttGTATTCGAAACTACTATGGGCATCTTGTGATTTTGACGTTTTGTGATTTTGACGGtttttatttggtcctttttctaacaaaaaatgtccaaatgcaaaacatccaaaacagaggaggagtggcttaatggttagtgcagtgggctttgatcctgacaacatgggttcagttcccactgctgctccttgtgactttgggcaagtcaaatgcacaggaggcatttttggatatgacatctaagtctgaatttggacaggttttttttaaacgtccaaaatcagaacaggaaaggtcattttctacaaaaaaaaaaagtctatcttttccttttgaaaatacaaaagaaaaaaactatatatttatatcttttatatatatatacctgttattcaaattctggtcacctcattaacagcaacacaaaatccttccactgccagataacacaaaaacctgcaaataGGGACCAGTTACGGGGATTTCAAGAACTTGACTCTCAAGATTGCTGGTCTTCCCAGCTTGCagacactggttgagaaccactgctgtaaaATAAACGTGGATTATTCTATCACACCACAGATGACTGCTTTTCTCACAGAATCAAATAGCAGATTACTCTACAGAAGCATTCGACTATCTTATGGTTCCAACAGCACTGAAGTCCTTATTCTTTCAGCAAGCTGGCAAGGAGTAAAGTTATCCAGTGGAAGTTATCAGGATAAATACAGATCCATTATTTATGCGGCCTGGAATAGCCAGATAGCTTTGTCCAGGCAGCCCTGAATATCAACATTCCCCAAAGTCTAACTGTGCCCCTGAAATGCTCTGATTCAAGCCTCTTTTCACTCGGATGTTTTGTATGGGCAATATGTTACCCAGACACATGGTAACATGAGTGGAatgaaatattaaaatttaaGGTTTTGTCCATGTAACTCCAAAAGTTAGCCAGACAAACCCTTTAAATACTGACCTCATTATGGGGTATGGGGGTCACTTACTATCAGCAGGCATCAACTGCGTCAGTATGCACTGTCTACTGCAAAGCGCATAGGAATAACACGGGCCCTGCGCTAACCAATTGTAAATGATCCTTTATATTTTTTACAATTTCCTATTACACCCCATTTAGAAACTTATTATTGCTCAgaaattaaatataaatccaTCCTCACATGAATCCTTATTTTCCAGATTTTCTTGCTATTTTATCTTGCTTTGTGTAATGGCCCCATATATTCTGCAAACCAATAAAATGTTTTCTATGTCTTCAAATTGGGAGTTCTCAAGAGAAAGGAAGCACTATAATAAATGTGAGAGACCCAGAATTACAGACTGCCTTACCTTGCAAGGAAAACTCTGGCAGTGGAATAGAACAGTGTTGTTGTGCTAGAGACCTATTTGGAGTTTTAAGATGTTGCTTTGCCCATTGGGACAGCAGCGTCTTTGGAGATCCCCAGCTAATTCAAGCAGAGGGGAACAGATGAGCCTGTTGGTTAATATTGCActtctgtctgtctctgtctctctctgtcttttttcTCTTCTGTAGTCAACACTTACCATCCATGCAGAACATCTCgatcctctcttccctcacttctCTCCTATATCATGAATGTATCAACTCTCCTATCATGTGcactgttataagtacataagtattgccatactgggacagaccgaaggtccatcaagctcagcatcctgtttccaacagtggccaatacaggttacaagtacctggcaagatcccaaaacagcacaatacattttgttctgctaatcctagaaatactgtcacaTTGATATGGCTGTACTCTATTGCCAATGTCCAACTAATTGTGACGGTATCTCTTAACAGGGGAAGTCACATATAATCACCAGGGAATTATATCAACCATTTGTCTTGGTATACCATTTTGGTGATGAATGTAATCATTGACTGACCCCCTCCTGCCTTGATActaattttttactttttatattgttttatgttCTCGTCACAAATATCTTACTgaaagggggcaggagggggtcAGTCAATGATTACATCCATCACCAAAAGGGTATACCAAGACAAATGGTTGATATAATTCCCTGGTGATTATATGAGACTTCCCCTGTTAAAAGATACAGTCACAATTAACACAGCAATCCTGTAGAATAAAACTCTACTATTGTAAGATTtgtaatcctagaaataagcagtggattttccccaagtccattttaataatggcttttgggcatttcttttaggaagctatccaaaccttttttaaaccccgctaagctaattgcttttactacattctctggcaatgaattccagagcttaattacatgttgagtgagaaatattttctccaattcgttataaatttactactttgtagcttcattgcgtgccccctagtcctagtatttttggaaagagtaaacaagtgatttgtgtctacccgttccactccactcattattttatagagctctttcatatctcccctcagttgtcttttctccaagctgaagagccctagtcattttagccttttctcatagggaagtcatcccatccctttaatcatttttgtcatctttctctgtaccttttctaattccactatatcttttttgatatgcggtgaccagaatcgcacacaatattcaaggtgcgggcgcaccatggagcaatacaaaggcattataacgtcctcatttttgttttccatttctttcctaattatacctattt is a window of Microcaecilia unicolor chromosome 2, aMicUni1.1, whole genome shotgun sequence DNA encoding:
- the LOC115461970 gene encoding olfactory receptor 5V1-like, with protein sequence MTNYSTVSEFIILGLSDVEELMRWLFLVFLLVYLSTVLGNTLIIAVILSESSLHTPMYFFLGNLSFLDVSCSSIILPKMLSNLFSGRKTISFVGCFLQMFFFQLLAGTECFLLAVMAYDRYVAICKPLNYSLIMNQKVCLALLVFSWFLSFLNSTIHTVAASQLTFCGPNGINHFFCDVPPLYKISCSDTSLNEKALLTAGMFVGVGPCLFITLSYIIIISAILKISSTEKRIKAFSTCASHLTVVVLFYGTGTFSYIRSLPGFSFDKGKVIPLLYSTITPMLNPLIYSLRNREVKGVLRRALWRKGNSGLH